The Cryomorphaceae bacterium 1068 genome window below encodes:
- a CDS encoding DUF4199 domain-containing protein, with amino-acid sequence MSKGFVYGLIMAAGLVAYFLLMKLLGLETNFYLRIFNFIILIAGVYFLMRNEIVRSTQSVTYFEGLGLGLRATVSSVIVFLIFLAGYINFFDPEFMQILKESEIWGTDITLSQAVTGILIEGIASSVVISFAWMQYFKKYTVSPNASLNI; translated from the coding sequence ATGAGTAAAGGATTTGTGTACGGACTGATAATGGCAGCTGGCCTGGTTGCTTACTTTTTGTTGATGAAGTTGCTCGGATTGGAAACCAATTTCTATTTACGAATTTTCAATTTCATAATCCTCATAGCAGGAGTCTATTTCCTTATGAGAAATGAGATTGTTCGTTCAACACAATCGGTCACTTATTTTGAGGGACTAGGTTTAGGGTTGAGAGCCACCGTCAGTTCCGTCATCGTATTCCTGATTTTTCTGGCGGGATATATTAATTTCTTTGATCCTGAATTTATGCAGATACTCAAAGAGTCAGAAATTTGGGGAACTGATATAACACTCTCTCAGGCAGTAACCGGAATTCTGATAGAAGGGATAGCCTCTTCTGTAGTCATTAGCTTTGCATGGATGCAGTACTTTAAAAAGTATACCGTCTCTCCTAATGCTTCTCTGAATATTTAG
- the rpsF gene encoding 30S ribosomal protein S6 codes for MTNRYETVFILTPVLSEEQAKETVAKFKSLLKDGGAKMHHEEDWGLRKLAYPIQKKSTGFYHLVEFEAEGSLIADMELAFRRDERVIRFLTVRMDKHAIEYAEKRRSNKSKEKANA; via the coding sequence ATGACTAATCGTTATGAAACTGTCTTCATTTTGACTCCCGTTTTGTCTGAAGAACAGGCAAAGGAGACAGTTGCGAAGTTTAAAAGTCTTCTAAAGGATGGTGGAGCAAAAATGCACCACGAAGAAGACTGGGGTCTGCGAAAGCTGGCCTATCCTATTCAGAAAAAATCGACAGGTTTTTACCACTTGGTCGAGTTTGAAGCTGAAGGATCTCTTATTGCAGACATGGAACTGGCTTTCCGTCGCGATGAAAGAGTTATCCGATTTCTCACAGTAAGAATGGACAAGCACGCCATTGAATACGCGGAGAAAAGACGCAGTAACAAATCAAAAGAAAAAGCGAACGCTTAA
- the rpsR gene encoding 30S ribosomal protein S18: protein MADKTEIRYLTPISIDTQKEKYCRFKKKRIKFIDYKDPNFLLKLVNEQGKILPRRVTGTSLKYQRRVAQAIKRARHLALLPYVADLLKN from the coding sequence ATGGCAGATAAGACCGAAATAAGATACCTTACTCCGATCAGCATCGACACTCAGAAAGAGAAATACTGTCGATTCAAGAAGAAGCGTATCAAATTTATTGATTACAAAGACCCAAACTTTTTGTTGAAATTAGTCAACGAACAAGGGAAAATTCTTCCACGACGAGTTACAGGTACCTCGTTGAAATACCAGCGTCGAGTGGCTCAAGCTATCAAGCGAGCACGTCACTTAGCTCTTCTTCCTTATGTTGCTGACCTTTTAAAGAACTAG
- the rplI gene encoding 50S ribosomal protein L9, producing MEVILKKDVENLGYQDDMVDVKPGYARNFLVPRGLAVLATASQKKMLEETIRQRAHKEEKIQAEANAKAAKLENETIKIGAKVGENGKIFGSVNTIQLADALKEAGHEVDRKHIVIKNEPIKEIGTYEAEVTLHKDIKQTIKFEVVGE from the coding sequence ATGGAAGTAATACTTAAAAAAGACGTAGAGAATCTTGGTTACCAAGATGATATGGTTGATGTAAAGCCCGGGTATGCTAGAAATTTTCTAGTTCCGAGAGGTTTGGCAGTTTTGGCAACAGCTTCTCAAAAGAAAATGTTGGAAGAGACTATTCGTCAACGTGCTCACAAAGAAGAAAAAATTCAAGCTGAGGCCAATGCTAAAGCGGCTAAGCTCGAAAATGAAACGATTAAAATCGGTGCTAAAGTTGGAGAGAACGGAAAGATTTTCGGTTCTGTAAATACGATCCAATTGGCTGATGCTTTGAAAGAAGCCGGTCACGAGGTTGATCGCAAACACATCGTAATCAAAAACGAGCCGATTAAAGAGATTGGAACTTATGAGGCTGAAGTGACCTTGCACAAGGACATCAAGCAAACCATCAAATTTGAGGTTGTAGGAGAATAA
- a CDS encoding DNA polymerase III subunit gamma/tau, with protein sequence MDEFIVSARKYRPNTFESVVGQENITQTLLKAIENNHLAQAFLFNGPRGVGKTTCARILAREVNHFHSEGIDEGNDFSFNIFELDAASNNSVEDIRSLIDQVRIPPQIGKYKVYIIDEVHMLSKAAFNAFLKTLEEPPSYAIFILATTEKHKVLPTIISRCQVFDFNRIQISSMVAHLAQIAEKEHIFVEESALHVISEKADGALRDALSIFDQMVSFSGNNVTYQDVIDNLNILDYDYYFALCNCFLNSDTETALVTFNQILNKGFDGHNFINGLANHIRNLLMCISPKTVGILEVGETIKQRYIEEAPKFETGSLVTALELLGKADLDYKISRNQRLLAEVLLLRLCALFSGSGEKKNSNDEFEVAPAKPGSKKDNDLVVAIPEIKESASPKNPPPTPAPVEEVSPVEKPVAEKIETPKEQIEEVSIAHTIETAPTEEKKPEPLPLTVGNGVQEPKPAPSGFSSKLGKGKMTGLPSISAMKEKLETKDEKTDTDPTNEAASYEGKPADAFNLNELWDAWKEYASKIKAEDKQSYYVTLTKHDPVMVEENQIEFLVDNHVQVSDLNEDKANLLEFLREKLNNWRILLNVVIDETETKDGDSLYDPSAKFEAMAEKNPLLKELRSRFDLDIDHDV encoded by the coding sequence ATGGACGAGTTTATAGTTTCGGCGCGAAAATACAGACCAAATACCTTCGAATCGGTAGTTGGACAGGAAAATATTACCCAGACTCTTCTCAAGGCTATTGAGAATAATCACCTCGCTCAGGCATTCTTATTCAATGGCCCCAGGGGTGTAGGAAAAACCACCTGCGCCAGAATTCTAGCTCGAGAAGTCAATCACTTCCACTCTGAGGGTATAGATGAAGGAAATGACTTTTCCTTCAATATTTTTGAACTGGATGCCGCATCAAATAATAGTGTTGAAGACATTCGAAGCCTGATAGACCAGGTTCGCATCCCACCACAGATCGGTAAATACAAGGTGTATATTATTGATGAGGTACACATGCTTTCGAAAGCCGCCTTCAATGCCTTTCTGAAGACATTGGAAGAACCGCCGTCATATGCCATTTTCATACTGGCTACAACCGAAAAACACAAAGTTCTTCCGACCATTATTTCGCGTTGTCAGGTATTTGATTTCAATCGAATTCAAATCAGCTCAATGGTGGCCCATCTCGCTCAGATAGCAGAGAAAGAGCATATTTTTGTTGAAGAAAGTGCTCTTCATGTCATCTCAGAAAAAGCAGATGGCGCCCTAAGAGATGCCCTTTCGATCTTTGATCAAATGGTGAGCTTCTCGGGTAACAACGTCACCTATCAGGATGTAATCGATAACCTCAACATTCTCGATTACGACTACTACTTTGCTCTATGCAACTGCTTTCTGAACAGCGATACAGAGACAGCACTCGTTACCTTCAATCAAATTCTGAATAAGGGTTTCGACGGTCACAATTTCATCAATGGCTTGGCCAATCACATTCGAAATCTCTTGATGTGCATCTCACCGAAAACGGTAGGTATTCTTGAAGTAGGTGAAACGATAAAGCAGCGTTACATTGAAGAGGCCCCAAAATTTGAAACAGGCAGTTTGGTCACCGCTCTTGAACTCTTAGGCAAGGCAGATTTGGATTATAAAATCAGTCGAAATCAGCGACTACTTGCAGAGGTCTTGCTCTTGAGGCTTTGCGCTCTTTTTAGCGGAAGCGGTGAAAAAAAAAACTCCAATGACGAGTTTGAAGTAGCTCCTGCAAAACCGGGAAGCAAAAAAGATAACGATCTGGTAGTCGCTATTCCGGAGATTAAGGAAAGTGCTTCGCCAAAAAACCCTCCACCAACCCCAGCTCCTGTTGAAGAGGTTTCTCCCGTTGAAAAACCTGTCGCAGAAAAGATTGAAACGCCAAAAGAGCAAATTGAAGAAGTAAGTATTGCCCATACGATTGAGACTGCACCTACTGAAGAGAAAAAGCCTGAGCCTCTCCCTTTAACGGTTGGCAACGGAGTTCAGGAACCAAAACCAGCTCCATCGGGTTTTAGCTCTAAGCTTGGCAAAGGAAAGATGACGGGGCTTCCTTCCATTTCAGCTATGAAGGAAAAACTGGAGACCAAGGATGAAAAGACTGACACCGATCCTACGAATGAAGCCGCTTCTTACGAAGGCAAGCCGGCTGATGCCTTCAACCTGAATGAGCTTTGGGATGCCTGGAAAGAATATGCATCAAAAATAAAAGCAGAAGATAAACAGAGCTATTACGTGACTTTGACCAAACACGACCCTGTAATGGTTGAGGAAAATCAAATCGAATTTTTGGTCGACAATCACGTGCAGGTAAGTGACCTGAATGAAGACAAGGCTAATCTATTGGAATTCTTACGAGAAAAATTGAACAACTGGAGAATATTGCTGAACGTGGTGATTGATGAAACGGAAACAAAAGACGGAGACAGCCTCTATGATCCTTCAGCCAAGTTTGAAGCGATGGCTGAAAAAAATCCGCTTCTGAAAGAGCTAAGAAGTCGATTCGATTTGGATATCGATCATGATGTCTAA
- a CDS encoding MATE family efflux transporter, whose protein sequence is MAGKSPIEDSISKREINRLALPAILTGIAEPVITLVDTAFVGQIGTTELAAVGIAGSFYLMTVWILAQTLTAIAAIVSRYYGSKRLTEIETLVPQALVSNILLGVGFLVLTKTFSEDIFRFYNADGPVLELCKDYFSIRSWGFPFTLATLLLFGVFRGLQNTSWAMIISLSGATVNLILDYILIFGIDGMVNPMGIEGAAAASLVSQILMFLMALVFLYYKTPFRLKIQLKLNAEYRNLAGMSIDLFIRTILLNLTFYLATRYATGYGEEVIAAHTIAINIWLFSSFFIDGYAHAGNALAGRLLGEERPKLLYKMGLRINRIAIWIGFGLAVIYGIGYFQIGKFFSNDAAVLAQFEAIFFLVIITQPINASAFAFDGIYKGLGEMKLLRNLLIFSTLFGFVPVSVSFHYYSPGLLGIWIAFLVWMVIRSGWLVFDFRKRYGRS, encoded by the coding sequence ATGGCAGGCAAATCGCCGATTGAAGATTCAATAAGCAAGCGAGAAATCAATCGCTTGGCTTTGCCTGCAATACTCACGGGCATCGCCGAACCCGTCATTACTCTAGTAGATACAGCCTTCGTGGGTCAAATTGGCACCACCGAGCTGGCTGCAGTAGGTATTGCGGGCAGCTTCTACCTAATGACAGTATGGATTCTCGCCCAAACGCTGACGGCTATCGCGGCCATTGTCAGTCGGTATTACGGTAGCAAGAGATTAACTGAAATTGAGACTTTGGTGCCACAAGCGCTCGTCTCTAATATTCTTTTAGGCGTTGGATTTCTCGTCCTAACGAAAACATTCTCCGAAGATATTTTCCGATTCTACAATGCAGATGGTCCTGTGCTCGAACTTTGCAAAGACTACTTCAGCATTCGGTCGTGGGGATTTCCTTTTACGCTGGCTACTCTCCTGCTCTTCGGGGTTTTCAGAGGATTGCAGAATACATCCTGGGCCATGATCATCTCGCTTTCGGGCGCAACAGTTAACCTGATTCTCGACTACATCCTGATTTTTGGCATCGACGGAATGGTGAATCCAATGGGAATAGAAGGTGCCGCTGCAGCGAGCTTAGTCTCACAAATCCTCATGTTCTTGATGGCGCTCGTTTTCCTGTATTACAAGACTCCTTTTCGACTGAAGATTCAGCTCAAACTCAATGCCGAATACAGGAATTTGGCAGGGATGAGCATTGACCTCTTTATTCGAACCATTCTGCTCAATCTCACCTTCTATCTAGCCACCCGCTACGCAACGGGATATGGAGAAGAGGTGATTGCAGCGCATACCATCGCCATCAATATCTGGCTGTTCTCCTCTTTCTTCATCGATGGGTATGCCCATGCGGGAAATGCCTTGGCAGGAAGACTTCTAGGAGAGGAACGCCCGAAATTACTGTACAAAATGGGGTTGAGGATCAACCGTATCGCCATATGGATTGGATTTGGATTAGCCGTAATTTACGGCATCGGCTATTTCCAGATCGGCAAATTCTTTTCGAATGATGCCGCAGTACTTGCCCAATTTGAAGCGATCTTTTTCTTGGTGATCATTACACAACCCATCAATGCTTCGGCTTTCGCCTTTGATGGAATCTACAAGGGATTGGGTGAGATGAAACTATTGAGAAACCTCTTGATTTTCTCTACCCTTTTTGGGTTTGTACCCGTCAGTGTGAGCTTCCATTACTACTCTCCCGGTCTACTTGGTATCTGGATTGCCTTTTTGGTTTGGATGGTCATCCGCTCGGGGTGGCTCGTATTTGACTTTAGAAAACGGTATGGACGCTCGTAG